AGTAGTGAATAATCATATTGTTTTGGGAGGAATAGATGATTTGAATAAGACTGATAAAAAGCTTTGTGTTGCATTAGGGATAGGTGATCCTAATTTGAAATCAAAAATTATCAGTAGAATTACAAATCCGGATATTGAATTTCCTGAAATGATTCATCCTAGTGTTTTGATAGGGAAGGATGAAGTGTCTATAGGAAAAGGAACGATAATTTGTGCAGGAACAATTATTACCTGTAATATCCTTATTAAGGAGTTTGTCACACTTAACCTTATGTGTACTGTTGGGCATGATACACAGATAGGCTCTTTTGCCTCTTTTATGCCTTCAGTTAATATTTCGGGTGAAGTTAAAATAGAGGATAAGGTATATGTTGGAACGGGAGCAAAAATTATCAATCAGCTTGAAATAGGCACAGGGACAATTGTTGGGGCTGGTGCCGTAGTTTCAAAATCATTGCCTGCAAAATGCACTGCTGTTGGAATACCGGCTAAACCAATTAAATTTCATGAATAATTATAGGACTAGGTAACAGATTGGCATTTAACCGAAAAATTATGACCTTATGCTAATGAAACGCTTGTTTGATGTTGTTTTAGCGATACTGCTATTAATGATTGGTTTATTATTGATGGTTGTTGTATGGTTATTGTCAGCTATAGCAACAAAATCAAACGGGCTTTTTTTTCAAAAAAGAATAGGACAGTTCGGGAAAACCTTTACTATAATAAAATTCAGAACGATGCGTTCTATTGCCTTAAGAGATCCGGTATCGGGCGAATATGTAAATAGAGCAATTATTCCTCCGGTATGTGCTGCGCTTCGGAAATATAAGCTTGATGAATTACCACAATTAATCAATATAATCAGCGGAGATATGAGTTTTGTTGGTCCGAGACCCGATTTACCGGGATATTATGATCAATTAGAAGGAGAAGAGCGAAAAATATTACAATTAAAACCAGGTGTGACCTGTGAAGCAAGTATTAAATACGCTGACGAGGAAAATCTTTTAAAGAAACAGAAGAATCCTGAACAATATAATGATGAGGTAATTTTCCCGGATAAGGTAAAAATGAATCTGGAGTATTATTATAAACGGAGCTTTTTTGGGGATATAAAAATATTATTTAACACTCTGTTTCGTTTTTGTTAAATTTACAACATTGTTTAGTGGCTGATAAATAGCAGGCGGGCACTAAACTATTTTGGATATATAGCTGCGATTTGTTTACATTGAAAAAAGAATAGTTACTTTTGCATTTAATAAAAGCTGTAAATTAAAATTTTAGATAATGAATTCGAAGATTTGGCTTTCTTCACCTCACATGGGAGGTACAGAGCAACAATATATAAATGAAGCTTTTGAAAGTAACTGGATAGCGCCTTTGGGACCGAATGTTACAGG
This region of Flavobacterium inviolabile genomic DNA includes:
- a CDS encoding acetyltransferase, with the translated sequence MKNIAIIGAGGFGREVKMLIDDINSRGAKYNFIGFYDDGLEKGTVVNNHIVLGGIDDLNKTDKKLCVALGIGDPNLKSKIISRITNPDIEFPEMIHPSVLIGKDEVSIGKGTIICAGTIITCNILIKEFVTLNLMCTVGHDTQIGSFASFMPSVNISGEVKIEDKVYVGTGAKIINQLEIGTGTIVGAGAVVSKSLPAKCTAVGIPAKPIKFHE
- a CDS encoding sugar transferase translates to MLMKRLFDVVLAILLLMIGLLLMVVVWLLSAIATKSNGLFFQKRIGQFGKTFTIIKFRTMRSIALRDPVSGEYVNRAIIPPVCAALRKYKLDELPQLINIISGDMSFVGPRPDLPGYYDQLEGEERKILQLKPGVTCEASIKYADEENLLKKQKNPEQYNDEVIFPDKVKMNLEYYYKRSFFGDIKILFNTLFRFC